The Punica granatum isolate Tunisia-2019 chromosome 4, ASM765513v2, whole genome shotgun sequence genome has a window encoding:
- the LOC116205600 gene encoding putative FBD-associated F-box protein At5g56700 has protein sequence MDELLTSRGKSNDDADEEMSDHSQLCDLPDETLHQILSFLPAKDAVGMIMVSKQWESLWRSLPKLEFHEKQFHQRELFLNFVDRTLHLRDLNSSIQKFSLSCKVRCDSCRVCCNASRIAKWITVAIKCGVQEFHLSLEDKVHLQVLPSCIFRSETLRKFHLNWSGILRIPSPVHLPSLKDLTLMEVEFTGDDESTRKLLSSPSLERLSIHYSSGNNQSLHVLPSCIFWSETLKKFHLKMPGNLRVPSQVHLPSLKDLTLEGVDFIDDASTPKLLSSPSLERLSLRNCNWNHLKAIIVAPPLLRDFSIHYLPGSSNIGADAHFHDPAIVIYAQDLLQFCYVGVLPNRVVLSGSPLLDEAELCLTDFAPGLGDFDVCGHVHNLLSGVFRVKKLILSSTMIQDFNTGKDPLGGIPLFINLTMLKFAKGCIFLEWKPFASLLGRCPALKTLEFYEGCKLHMKPEGYQDPLPRLFLPFLENITIRQFTGEDGELLALGILLRSTLALEEVILSYDRNVLMKRELLDENYFSKLPRASAICKFRIKPQFR, from the exons ATGGATGAGCTGCTAACTAGTCGAGGGAAGTCGAATGATGATGCGGACGAGGAGATGAGCGACCATTCTCAGCTATGTGATCTACCCGATGAGACTCTTCACCAAATCCTTTCTTTCCTTCCAGCAAAAGACGCAGTCGGGATGATCATGGTATCAAAGCAATGGGAATCCTTGTGGAGGTCCCTTCCGAAGCTTGAATTCCATGAGAAGCAATTCCATCAAAGGGAACTCTTCCTGAACTTCGTGGACAGAACTCTCCATCTTCGTGACTTGAACTCATCCATACAAAAATTTTCGCTCTCATGTAAAGTACGCTGCGATTCATGTCGAGTGTGCTGCAATGCATCTCGCATCGCAAAATGGATTACTGTTGCTATAAAGTGCGGTGTTCAGGAGTTTCACTTGTCTCTTGAGGACAAGGTGCATCTGCAGGTGCTGCCTTCATGCATTTTTCGGAGTGAAACACTGAGGAAGTTTCATCTAAACTGGTCGGGTATTCTCAGAATTCCATCTCCAGTTCATCTTCCAAGTCTTAAGGACCTTACTCTTATGGAAGTTGAGTTCACAGGCGACGATGAATCAACCCGGAAGCTGCTTTCTTCTCCTTCCCTTGAGAGGTTGTCCATTCATTACTCCAGCGGGAATAATCAAAGTTTGCACGTGCTGCCATCATGCATTTTTTGGAGTGAAACACTGAAGAAATTTCATCTAAAAATGCCGGGTAATCTCAGAGTTCCATCGCAAGTTCATCTTCCAAGTCTTAAAGACCTTACTCTTGAGGGAGTTGATTTCATAGATGACGCATCAACTCCAAAGCTGCTTTCTTCCCCTTCTCTTGAGAGGTTGTCTCTTCGTAACTGCAACTGGAATCATCTGAAGGCCATCATTGTTGCTCCTCCTTTGTTGCGTGATTTTTCAATACATTATTTACCTGGGTCGTCGAATATAGGCGCAGACGCACATTTCCACGACCCCGCCATAGTAATCTATGCACAAGATCTACTGCAATTTTGTTATGTAGGTGTACTGCCGAACAGAGTTGTCCTATCTGGCTCGCCGTTGCTAGATGAGGCTGAACTTTGCTTAACTGATTTTGCACCGGGCTTGGGAGACTTTGACGTCTGTGGGCATGTTCATAATCTCCTGAGCGGTGTTTTCAGGGTAAAGAAACTTATTTTATCTTCTACAATGATCCAG GATTTCAATACAGGGAAAGATCCCTTAGGCGGCATTCCTTTGTTCATTAATTTGACCATGTTGAAGTTCGCCAAAGGCTGTATCTTCTTAGAATGGAAGCCATTCGCTTCGTTACTTGGAAGATGTCCCGCCCTCAAAACTCTCGAATTTTATGAG GGATGCAAGCTGCACATGAAGCCAGAGGGATATCAAGATCCATTGCCCCGCCTTTTCCTACCATTCCTTGAGAATATCACCATCCGCCAATTTACTGGGGAAGATGGTGAGCTACTCGCTTTGGGTATTTTGCTTAGGAGTACTCTGGCATTGGAGGAAGTGATTCTAAGCTACGACAGGAACGTGCTGATGAAGAGAGAGCTCCTCGATGAAAACTACTTCAGCAAGCTCCCCAGGGCTTCGGCGATTTGTAAATTTCGTATAAAGCCCCAATTCCGTTAG